The window TATGCTGGATACAATACTAGTTACTTACGACTTTTTAGTGTTACAGTCTAAATATACAATATGACCTtaccaaatacaaaaaaaaaaaaaaaacaaacttagCGTGATATGGCGCGGAGCAACATGCTATGGATATCAGAGAAGTTGGGGCGTTTGGAGGGAGAGTTGTTCCAGCAACTGATCATCAGAGTTCTGAGAGCTTGAGGGCACTCCTTTGGGATCTCCGGTCTTAGGCCACAAGCCGCTATCCCAACAGCCGCCTGCACAGGCGAGCAAGACGCATAAGCAGCCTCTCCTGTCACCATCTCCCACAGTACCATCCCAAAACTATAAGCATTGCTCATCCAAGTCTCTGTTGTGTTCTCCGGGTCACCAGCTATAATCTGGTTTCAACCATGCCAATATAAGCAAACAGAATTataatatttacatgtttcatcAGATGAAATCAAGTAACTTCGTCTCCAGATTACAGAATTAAACTAAATGCTTTGCTATGTAAaaccaaggaccagtgtgctctAGTAGAAATGAGTTGACCGTCTGCAATTGCAGGTGACTGGACAAAGTTAAAAGGCATAACGTACAGTGGTTCAAAGCAACTGGATTATCTCATATAAACAAAAAAGGTCAGGATGCTCAATCAACGAGTGGTGATATTAGAGGTGTAAAGTCCAAGGCGCTTTTGTGAAGATTAGACAGAACCTAATTAGATTTACACTTGTCTAGGATATATCAAATCAAAGTGAACATCCAACAACTGCCTAGACAAACAGAAAAAGGTAAAGCAGATATGGCCAAAAGCAAAATAAACTTGTTTTGTTCAAAacgaacaaaaacaaaacaagatgcAGTGGGTCATATCCGGACAACAGAGATGATGCATGTATCGTCTGCGACTTGTTTATACGAAAATTATGATAACGGAGCAGATAAGTCTGTATCATTTCGCTTAAAGGTTAGAAAACAGATCTGGAAATGGCAATTAATGATGATTCTTCATAATCTAATTCTCAAGTAATCTGTTGAACAAAGAAAAGAGTTAAAGAGCACAGACCTCAGGTGCAAGCCATCGATAGCCATCAGTTTCGTACTCCACGGCCTCGCCAAAGCTCTTACAAGCTGTAACTATCCCAATATCCCCCAAACATGCGTTGCCATGTTTATCTAGTAGTATTCTCTGTGCGTTAAGGTCCCTATACGCCACACCATGATCATTCACGAACTTCAGCCCTTCTGCTATGTCAACAGCGATCCGCAGAATCTGCTTACTTTGAAGCTTCTTGTTCTTCAACATCAGTTCATGGAGTGACCCGCCTTCCATCAGCTTTGTCACAACGCATAATCCATGATTCTCGTCGATGCAGACGCCGTAAAACTGCAGAATGCTCTTGTGTCCACACGTCATCAGCTCCAAGAAATCTTTCCGGATCTCAAACTCGTATGAGTTACCCTTATCGCAACCTTTTAGTTTCTCGATTGCCACCCTTTTCCCTCGGAAGATTCCTTTGAAAGAACTTGGTCCAATCTGATCACCAAACTCAAAGCTATCGGAACTCAATAGCCATTTTCCAATCTCACTGCCACCTGATTGTATGGTCTGCCACTCATCGACTGATACAGCAAACGAAGAGCTCGGAAGTGGAACTTGAAGCTGGATCACACTGTTCAAATTCTCAACCCCTAGTCTATTACCATGTTGAATGGACTCTTCTTCAACGCCCCCAACTTCCCCTACACCGCCGTTCTGTTCTTGACAGCCACAAAGCCCAAAAGGGAGCTTAACGGAAGACGAAGTCGGTCTTGGCTTTCTAGTTGCAGACTTGAGAGCGTTCTCTACACGAGCTTTAAACAAACTCTCTTGTCCAGACTGGTCCATAAGAAGAACAACACCGAGAGTCAACCCTTTCTTCTCAAAGATCTGTATCTTCTTGCAACTAATCGAAGCACCATCAAGAGCCCCCGACATGGTTGACCATGAAAGAAAGGAGTTACACGCGAACGTGAGCTTGAGAGCTGAGCCTCGAGCTCCTTCACTAGACACTTCTTGAATCATAAAGACGGGATTATCATCTCCAGAAGCTTGCTCTATCAGCTTCACGTGTAGAAAGACTTCCTTCATATCGAAACCAGCCTGACTGTAACTGTTGAAAACAACCAAGCAACAATAATCAATACTCCATGAGTTTCCCTAAATAGAAACTACTAAATCTGAATCTACCTAAACGGCAAGGAATCGTAATGCTTCTTCAGATTCGAAACGAGCTTCTCCGGTAACTGACTCCCAGGATACATCTTCGCGAGGTTCCTCACTACAGTAGCCCACAGTAGCTTCCTCCCGCCGCCTACATCAGCTCTAGGCGACggacctcctcctcctccaccgccgCTCTGGTTGCTGCTGTCACGCGCGGAATCGAGACTTAGCGAGTTCTTAAGCGACGCAATCGCGCCGGAGACGTTGCGGCTGAGACGCTGAAACCGCTTCTGCATAGCGGACGAGCTCTGATCGAGAACCGGCGCGGATCCTTCCACGTTCATAGCCGTCGCGGGAGGAGAGGTGATGAGCGACTCGGACCTGTCGTGAGTGCGCATGAGGACCTGATCCACTAGATCGTCGTCGAGAGCGTCTCCGGCTCCGGCGCGGCTCGACCAGCACTCCAGAGCTGCAGCCATTGTGTAGGTGTTCGTTACTCTTAGGCAATGACTGTAGAGCTATGAGAAATGGAGTGTGTGCGCTTCagatttcagatatttttttttcagatttcaTCTTCGTTTGAGCGTTAGTGAAGAGCAGAGTACGACTGCATTTATGTGAGACAGTACGATTTTTTAGACGGTCTGCTTTCTCGATCTACTACTACGCTCctctatatttatttaattttatttttgtaaaataataaaattaaaatgttggacgaaacaaatgttttttgtttaatttatttcggATAATtaaatgagaaaaagactaaaataacactaaaccaagtttttgttcccaaagtaacACTCAAGgctaaaagtcacaaaaatagatttcattaaagaggtaatatacacttataccccttgagttaattaatccaaaccttagggtttagagttaaggggtggggttttggaattagggtttaaaattttataaaaaataaattctaaaataaaaaataaaaattttaaaaacagtttcaaaaagtatttttaaattataaaaaaaaaatttgaaaaaaaaaataaaaaaaaatttgaaaaaaaaaatttgaaaaaaaaaattataaaaatttcgaatttgaaaacatataatctgaaactataaaaaaaaatttctttttttcatttttttatgggcaattgtcaataatagcacattttgaagtttatgtctcaaaaagagcactagaaggagaaagtcacaaaaatgacattcattaaagggtaaaatgtccctaatatccttggtttaaattaaataaacaaacaaaaata of the Brassica rapa cultivar Chiifu-401-42 chromosome A03, CAAS_Brap_v3.01, whole genome shotgun sequence genome contains:
- the LOC103856684 gene encoding tyrosine-protein kinase HTK16, with product MAAALECWSSRAGAGDALDDDLVDQVLMRTHDRSESLITSPPATAMNVEGSAPVLDQSSSAMQKRFQRLSRNVSGAIASLKNSLSLDSARDSSNQSGGGGGGGPSPRADVGGGRKLLWATVVRNLAKMYPGSQLPEKLVSNLKKHYDSLPFSYSQAGFDMKEVFLHVKLIEQASGDDNPVFMIQEVSSEGARGSALKLTFACNSFLSWSTMSGALDGASISCKKIQIFEKKGLTLGVVLLMDQSGQESLFKARVENALKSATRKPRPTSSSVKLPFGLCGCQEQNGGVGEVGGVEEESIQHGNRLGVENLNSVIQLQVPLPSSSFAVSVDEWQTIQSGGSEIGKWLLSSDSFEFGDQIGPSSFKGIFRGKRVAIEKLKGCDKGNSYEFEIRKDFLELMTCGHKSILQFYGVCIDENHGLCVVTKLMEGGSLHELMLKNKKLQSKQILRIAVDIAEGLKFVNDHGVAYRDLNAQRILLDKHGNACLGDIGIVTACKSFGEAVEYETDGYRWLAPEIIAGDPENTTETWMSNAYSFGMVLWEMVTGEAAYASCSPVQAAVGIAACGLRPEIPKECPQALRTLMISCWNNSPSKRPNFSDIHSMLLRAISR